From a single Oscarella lobularis chromosome 20, ooOscLobu1.1, whole genome shotgun sequence genomic region:
- the LOC136199244 gene encoding probable serine/threonine-protein kinase DDB_G0271682, which yields MFSLESCSLPCQLPHPDDAEQKQVSLEDPSLEINQDALKYNEETDFIGSGGYGEVYKATLKRNEEEQTVAVKVFKSFKRRRAKKECDDFKKKASILLRIAPHRFIINLIGRCTNVGHYALITAFVNGGDLHDLLSSDDAAIQRMEVRISIAKQIAIGMVHLHYNRPPIIHYDLKAVNILVEKKGNDFICKICDFGLSKIADGSAVTSDQAPGSTPKGTVAYIAPERYRAEFHEGGSRRVKIEEARKSDVYSYGVLLWEIRERSPPYKGLPKYAIHLKAEQGARLPKGQAASQAPPHYNSLLCFDMILAFSLGAAVNFEFYKNRLAVCIASINGASRFAYAHCSFT from the exons ATGTTC AGCTTGGAGTCATGTTCGCTACCGTGTCAACTTCCCCATCCTGATGACGCAGAGCAGAAACAA GTATCTCTTGAGGATCCTTCTCTTGAAATAAATCAAGACGCACTCAAATACAACGAGGAGACCGATTTCATTGGCTCAGGTGGATACGGAGAAGTATACAAAGCGacgctgaaaagaaacgaggaaGAACAAACGGTTGCTGTCAAAGTATTCAAGAGtttcaaacgaagaagagcgaaaaa AGAGTGCGACGATTTCAAGAAGAAAGCATCCATTCTTCTCCGAATCGCTCCTCATCGTTTCATCATTAATTTGATTGGACGTTGCACCAACGTCGGACACTACGCTCTTATAACGGCGTTTGTGAACGGAGGCGACTTGCACGATCTCCTCTCTTCCGACGATGCGGCGATTCAAAGGATGGAGGTGAGAATATCGATTGCAAAACAAATTGCAATCGGTATGGTTCATCTTCACTACAATCGTCCTCCTATCATCCACTACGATTTAAAAGCGGTCAACATTCTTGTCGAAAAAAAGGGTAACGACTTTATTTGCAAG ATTTGTGACTTTGGTCTGTCGAAAATTGCCGATGGCAGCGCTGTGACGAGCGATCAAGCGCCTGGATCGACTCCTAAGGGCACCGTTGCCTACATCGCCCCTGAGCGATATCGCGCCGAATTTCACGAAGGCGGAAGTCGACGTGTAAAGATAGAAGAAGCCAGGAAATCCGACGTATACAGTTACGGAGTCTTATTGTGGGAAATTCGCGAAAGAAGCCCACCCTACAAAG GTCTGCCAAAATATGCTATTCATCTGAAAGCCGAGCAGGGTGCCAGACTTCCCAAGGGCCAGGCAGCGTCCCAAGCTCCGCCACACTACAATAGTCTTTT GTGCTTTGATATGATTTTAGCATTTTCTCTTGGAGCTGCCGTGAACTTTGAATTTTACAAAAA TCGTTTGGCTGTGTGCATCGCATCTATTAATGGCGCAAGTCGCTTTGCATACGCTCATTGTTCGTTCACGTGA
- the LOC136199245 gene encoding uncharacterized protein, with protein MSSTGLSSRQGHVSVIIDHQMLLWGGEAMRELTGKKFYCSHDVIECLNLSTSEWNKRLAISQSDIPHPCIHAQIGVVQNRDIYQFGGFYLSSDDRPVYLNDIHKLDGSTLEWQRIHSNDQLTPSERTNHGMCVLGKKGDEHLVMMGGYGTAIVSPIPDGSQFIPSLKSPNRGRNNEVWLFSIQKRNWIPAQCTGKKPHPRSSHSFTAVDFNRAILIGGYNDAKYFDDVYVFHLNSTEWIQVHLDGPHQLLHLRGHSTSVVDIPGLGRCAIVLWGVTNDNSMVSIAHFIVIDSQQCYIVTLTDKVIGTAYQSTCSLWRKDDLFLIRFGGTKDLKTFKPESLLDILKLDLISDGFKGISETSSSRAPMSLELCPLPCQIADPRDAEQEQTLIGDLLIERDELKYDEADDFIGSGAYGEVYKATLKKNEKEQTVAVKVFRAFRQRREKTECEDFEKKASILLRVKPHRFIIELIGLCAVPRHYALITAFVSGGNLQQLLSSGTEAIQRMDVRITIAKQIAIGMVHLHYNNPSVIHYDLKSDNILVEKKGDDFICKICDFGFSKMSIFSAVTSYQSAGSLPSGTATYIAPERYRVEFHEGGARRVGLEEARKVDIYSYGVLLWEIREKARPYTGLAERVIHYKAEQGRKLPEGQAVSEAPSYYNILLEKCQDRNPQSYAVSVALNDIENGRKVVLEWAGLALENVTMAIAPGLGVPPEIHFEYLNRIVINEDG; from the exons ATGTCTTCCACGGGTCTCTCATCTCGACAGGGACACGTCTCTGTCATTATCGATCACCAAATGCTTCTTTGGGGAGGAGAAGCGATGAGAGAATTGACGGGAAAGAAGTTCTATTGCTCTCATGATGTGATCGAGTGTTTGAATCTTTCTACGAGCGAATGGAATAAACGACTAGCAATATCCCAATCCGACATTCCTCATCCATGTATTCACGCACAAATCGGTGTCGTCCAAAATCGggacatttatcaatttgggGGTTTCTACTTGTCGTCTGATGATCGTCCTGTCTATTTAAACGATATTCACAAATTGGATGGATCGACGTTGGAATGGCAACGAATCCATTCCAATGACCAATTAACGCCCAGCGAGAGAACGAACCATGGAATGTGCGTGttagggaagaaaggagacgaacatctCGTCATGATGGGCGGATACGGAACAGCTATTGTTTCACCAATACCAGACGGATCTCAATTCATTCCTTCTTTGAAATCTCCTAACAGGGGGAGGAACAATGAAGTTTGGTTGTTTTCCATCCAAAAGA ggaattggattccagctcaatgcacaggaaaaaaaccacATCCTCGATCCTCACATTCCTTCACTGCAGTTGATTTTAATCGAGCAATTCTTATTGGCGGTTATAATGATGCAAAGTATTTCGATGATGTTTacgtttttcatttgaacTCAACG GAGTGGATCCAAGTTCATTTGGATGGACCACATCAACTTCTTCACTTACGGGGTCATTCAACAAGTGTTGTTGATATTCCCGGCTTAGGACGATGTGCTATCGTCTTGTGGGGAGTGACCAATGACAATAGCATGGTCTCTATTGCTCATTTCATTGTTATTGATTCTCAACAATGTTATATA GTAACGTTGACTGATAAGGTTATAGGAACTGCATATCAGTCGACATGTTCTCTATGGAGGAAAGATGATCTATTTCTAATACGATTTGGAGGAACAAAGGATTTGAAAACATTCAAACCAGAGTCTCTTTTAGACATTTTAAAATTAG ATTTGATATCAGATGGCTTCAAAGGTATTTCCgaaacgtcatcatcacGTGCCCCAATG agTTTGGAGTTATGTCCGCTTCCGTGTCAAATAGCCGATCCACGTGACGCAGAGCAGGAACAA ACATTGATTGGAGATCTCCTAATTGAGCGAGACGAACTGAAATacgacgaagcggacgaTTTCATTGGCTCGGGCGCATACGGGGAGGTGTACAAGGCGAcactgaaaaagaacgagaaagagcAAACTGTCGCTGTCAAAGTCTTCAGGGCTTttagacaaagaagagaaaagac AGAGTGCGAGGATTTTGAGAAGAAAGCATCCATTCTTCTCCGAGTCAAACCTCATCGTTTCATCATCGAATTGATAGGACTCTGCGCAGTTCCAAGACACTACGCTCTTATAACGGCGTTTGTAAGCGGAGGCAACTTGCAGCAGCTCCTCTCTTCTGGCACCGAAGCTATTCAAAGGATGGACGTAAGAATAACGATTGCCAAGCAAATTGCAATTGGTATGGTTCATCTCCACTACAATAATCCTTCTGTCATTCACTACGACTTAAAATCTGATAACATATTAGTCGAAAAGAAAGGTGATGATTTCATTTGCAAG ATTTGCGATTTTGGCTTCTCGAAAATGTCTATTTTCAGCGCAGTGACGAGCTATCAGTCAGCTGGCTCGTTGCCTTCCGGCACTGCTACGTACATCGCTCCTGAGCGATATCGAGTTGAATTTCACGAAGGCGGAGCCAGGCGTGTGGGATTAGAAGAAGCACGAAAAGTTGACATCTACAGCTACGGAGTTTTATTGTGGGAAATTCGTGAGAAAGCTCGACCGTACACAG GCTTAGCTGAAAGGGTAATTCATTACAAAGCTGAGCAGGGTCGCAAATTGCCAGAAGGACAAGCAGTATCAGAAGCACCGTCATATTATAAcattcttttagaaaagtgCCAAGATCGTAATCCACAA TCGTACGCAGTCTCCGTCGCTTTGAACGACATCGAAAATGGCAGAAAAGTCGTTCTCGAA tGGGCTGGACTTGCTTTGGAAAATGTTACCATGGCAATAGCACCCGGATTGGGAGTTCCTCCAGAG ATTCATTTTGAGTACCTGAATCGGATTGTTATCAACGAAGACGGATAA